A stretch of the Chloroflexota bacterium genome encodes the following:
- a CDS encoding DsrE family protein yields the protein MTTKNSLAILIRRPPYGQIHAAEAIRHMGGALGDGIQTNVLLVDDGVYLARGGQDAGNTGITSLAEPLTKGIAKGTRVYMHVPSAQARGLLNDPQVLPGVDCIDDDGLARLVLASEIVMVY from the coding sequence ATGACGACAAAGAATTCACTGGCGATTTTGATTCGCCGTCCGCCGTACGGTCAGATTCACGCGGCGGAGGCAATCCGACATATGGGCGGCGCGCTCGGCGATGGCATTCAAACGAATGTGCTCTTGGTAGACGATGGTGTGTACCTTGCGCGCGGCGGGCAGGATGCGGGTAACACGGGGATCACTTCGCTCGCCGAGCCACTGACGAAAGGCATCGCGAAAGGTACGCGCGTGTACATGCATGTTCCATCCGCCCAAGCACGCGGATTGTTGAATGATCCGCAGGTATTACCAGGGGTGGATTGCATTGACGATGACGGTCTCGCGCGTCTTGTGTTGGCGAGTGAAATAGTCATGGTGTATTGA
- a CDS encoding response regulator transcription factor, producing MRILLADDHQVVRRGLQMVLSLEKDFEIVGEASTGGEAVTRAKELAPDLILMDLKMPGLSGSAAARKIKSALPHTRVLILTGVENEAEIIQAMDAGADGYILKDVSPEELTRAIRAIGAGETYLQPDLTKRMIQRMRDARARPQPPKQFALTSRECEILQAMASSATYREIATQLSISEETVKTHAKNILAKLEQPNRTQAVMVALREGLIALN from the coding sequence ATGCGAATCCTACTTGCGGATGATCACCAGGTCGTACGTCGCGGACTGCAAATGGTGCTCAGTCTCGAAAAAGATTTCGAAATTGTCGGCGAAGCCAGTACGGGGGGCGAAGCCGTCACGCGCGCCAAAGAACTCGCGCCCGATTTGATTCTGATGGATTTGAAAATGCCGGGCTTGAGCGGAAGCGCGGCGGCGCGTAAAATCAAGAGTGCGCTGCCGCACACGCGCGTGCTCATCTTGACCGGCGTTGAAAACGAAGCGGAGATCATCCAAGCGATGGATGCCGGCGCGGATGGGTATATCCTGAAAGACGTCAGCCCGGAGGAATTGACCCGGGCGATTCGCGCGATTGGCGCGGGAGAAACATATCTACAACCGGATTTGACCAAGCGGATGATCCAACGAATGCGGGACGCGCGCGCGCGCCCACAGCCCCCCAAACAATTCGCGCTGACCTCGCGCGAATGTGAAATTCTGCAAGCGATGGCATCCAGCGCGACGTATCGCGAAATCGCGACCCAGTTATCTATCAGCGAAGAAACCGTCAAGACTCATGCGAAAAATATCTTGGCGAAACTGGAGCAACCGAATCGCACGCAAGCGGTGATGGTTGCCTTACGCGAAGGACTGATCGCGCTGAACTGA
- a CDS encoding GAF domain-containing protein, producing MLKRWLKRTADEQTVFLFLLSYRWLSLLPPLLALGLATETDPNIHWVFLAAFVDNFFLTVFYPRVNRLVTHFPIVFGIDLVIVAVFIALTGNVSSLYYLYALSPLLAAAFFFQMRGALLTASALTIFYGLTALPNFSPADLLRVLTQIISFYLIAMLFGYASILMNHIREDRALLARNNAILERTNRELESIHNLALMMQSSAVDVADVQEIVLTTITNAMGFERATLALVDPERNTLIGWLMHRRDEGAQTPAGLFHTTEIPLDHDAGVLARVTVERKPAYVADGLPPTNDPAMNQRLGFKQYAILPLYMRDHPVGVLVVDNPGSGAPISPESIRSLESVAEHAAIALGSTKLCIERAQRLAVEEERNRIAMEIHDTASQSLFGIVYTLDGCIKLLPAQSAQVQTELVALRDVAARTLSDLRRSLFNIWDGALSEMDFNTEIMAYLQKLGPPKSLAVQVEVKGTFNLLAASVRKNVLRIAQEGLANVVKHSGATRAVVTLDLQSQPPHLVVEDNGCGFEAHETGTSHTGFGLTSMRERAHAIGGDVQIQSHAQTGTRIEVQLHNCVPLAPEKEPNANPTCG from the coding sequence ATGCTCAAGCGATGGCTGAAACGGACTGCCGATGAACAAACCGTTTTTCTCTTTTTGCTGAGTTATCGTTGGCTCAGTCTCCTGCCGCCTTTATTGGCGCTTGGGTTGGCAACCGAGACGGATCCGAATATCCACTGGGTCTTTCTCGCCGCGTTCGTGGACAATTTCTTCCTCACCGTTTTTTATCCGCGCGTCAATCGCCTCGTCACTCATTTTCCAATCGTCTTTGGTATAGACCTGGTCATTGTCGCGGTATTCATCGCGCTGACCGGCAACGTGTCCAGTCTGTACTACCTGTACGCGCTCAGTCCACTCCTTGCCGCCGCGTTCTTCTTCCAGATGCGCGGCGCATTGTTGACCGCTTCGGCGCTGACGATTTTTTACGGTCTGACCGCGCTCCCTAACTTTTCACCGGCAGACCTCCTGCGCGTCCTGACGCAGATTATCAGTTTCTATCTTATCGCGATGCTCTTTGGGTACGCGTCCATCCTGATGAATCATATCCGCGAGGATCGCGCGTTGTTGGCGCGCAATAACGCGATCCTCGAACGCACCAATCGCGAACTCGAATCTATTCACAACCTGGCGTTGATGATGCAGTCCTCCGCCGTAGATGTCGCCGATGTGCAAGAGATCGTTCTGACGACGATTACGAACGCGATGGGTTTTGAACGCGCGACCTTGGCGCTCGTTGACCCCGAACGGAATACGCTGATCGGCTGGCTGATGCATCGCCGGGATGAAGGCGCGCAAACACCCGCAGGATTATTTCACACTACGGAAATTCCTCTCGATCACGATGCCGGCGTTCTCGCACGAGTCACGGTCGAACGCAAGCCCGCCTACGTTGCCGATGGGCTACCGCCGACGAATGATCCAGCCATGAATCAACGGTTGGGGTTTAAACAGTACGCGATCTTGCCGTTGTACATGCGCGATCATCCGGTCGGCGTCCTGGTGGTGGATAATCCAGGAAGCGGCGCGCCGATCAGTCCGGAAAGTATTCGCTCGCTCGAATCGGTCGCGGAACACGCGGCAATTGCGCTCGGCTCGACCAAGTTGTGTATCGAGCGCGCGCAACGACTCGCGGTGGAAGAAGAACGCAATCGCATCGCGATGGAGATTCACGACACGGCTTCGCAGTCGTTGTTCGGGATCGTCTACACGCTTGACGGTTGTATCAAATTATTGCCCGCGCAATCTGCCCAGGTGCAAACGGAACTGGTCGCGCTGCGTGATGTCGCCGCGCGGACGCTCAGTGACTTACGGCGTTCCCTTTTCAATATCTGGGACGGCGCGTTAAGCGAGATGGATTTCAATACCGAGATCATGGCGTATCTGCAAAAACTCGGACCACCCAAGTCGCTCGCCGTCCAAGTCGAGGTCAAGGGTACGTTCAATCTGCTCGCGGCGAGCGTCCGCAAAAATGTTTTGCGCATCGCGCAAGAAGGATTGGCAAACGTCGTCAAACATTCTGGCGCAACCCGCGCCGTCGTGACGCTCGACTTGCAGAGTCAACCGCCGCATCTTGTGGTGGAAGATAATGGATGCGGCTTTGAAGCGCATGAAACTGGAACGTCCCACACCGGCTTTGGCTTGACGAGCATGCGCGAACGCGCGCACGCCATCGGCGGCGATGTGCAAATTCAAAGCCACGCCCAAACCGGCACGCGGATCGAGGTGCAGTTGCATAATTGCGTCCCCCTCGCGCCAGAGAAAGAACCCAATGCGAATCCTACTTGCGGATGA
- a CDS encoding NAD(P)/FAD-dependent oxidoreductase has translation MSGKTILILGGGVGGLVAANELRQRLPRQHRIVLVEKNAQHAFAPSFLWLMTGDRQPAQITREVRQLVRPGVEVVIDAARAIDLASQRVETSTQTLNYDYLIVALGAELAPEAIPGLDTAHTYYTIEGATKLRNALQQFDGGTIAVVVSALPYKCPGAPHEGAMLIADSFRRRGIRDKVAVHLFTPEPQPMPVAGPALGDAVRQMLDSQGIVFHALRKLTSVNPQTRELFFENQASFKYDMLVAIPPHRGPRLAREAGLANEAGWIPVDRATLATKYENVFALGDVTAISIPGRWKPDVPLMLPKAGVFAHAQAEVVARRIAAEVAGARAQDSFYGHGYCMLEAGESIAGFAFGNFFGEPSPQVELRRLGKAWHWGKILFEQWWLTPYGAQRVLLGWTLDLASKTLGIPGIV, from the coding sequence ATGAGTGGCAAAACGATTTTGATTTTGGGCGGCGGTGTGGGCGGCTTGGTCGCAGCAAACGAGTTGCGGCAACGATTGCCCCGCCAGCATCGCATCGTGCTCGTGGAGAAAAACGCGCAGCACGCGTTCGCGCCGTCTTTTTTGTGGTTGATGACGGGCGACCGTCAGCCCGCGCAAATCACGCGCGAGGTGCGGCAACTCGTGCGCCCTGGTGTCGAAGTCGTGATCGACGCGGCGCGCGCGATTGACTTGGCGAGTCAGCGTGTTGAGACGAGCACACAAACACTGAACTACGATTACCTCATCGTCGCGCTTGGCGCGGAACTCGCGCCTGAAGCCATCCCTGGCTTGGATACGGCACACACGTATTACACAATCGAGGGCGCGACAAAATTGCGCAATGCGTTGCAGCAATTCGATGGTGGAACCATCGCGGTGGTCGTGAGCGCACTGCCCTACAAATGTCCCGGCGCGCCGCACGAAGGCGCGATGCTCATCGCCGATTCGTTTCGGCGGCGCGGCATCCGCGACAAGGTCGCGGTGCATCTCTTCACTCCCGAGCCACAACCGATGCCCGTCGCGGGTCCCGCGCTCGGCGATGCCGTTCGCCAAATGCTCGATTCTCAAGGAATCGTCTTTCATGCCTTGCGCAAACTAACCTCTGTCAATCCTCAAACGCGCGAATTGTTTTTCGAAAACCAAGCGTCGTTCAAATACGATATGCTCGTCGCGATTCCTCCGCATCGCGGTCCGCGCTTGGCGCGCGAGGCGGGTCTGGCGAACGAAGCCGGTTGGATTCCAGTTGATCGCGCGACGCTGGCGACGAAATACGAAAATGTTTTCGCGTTGGGCGATGTCACGGCGATCTCCATCCCTGGTCGTTGGAAACCCGATGTGCCATTGATGTTGCCGAAGGCAGGCGTGTTCGCGCACGCACAGGCAGAAGTTGTCGCGCGGCGCATCGCAGCGGAGGTCGCGGGCGCGCGTGCTCAGGATTCGTTCTACGGGCATGGCTATTGCATGTTGGAGGCGGGCGAAAGCATCGCGGGGTTTGCGTTTGGCAATTTTTTCGGTGAACCATCTCCGCAGGTCGAACTGCGCCGATTGGGCAAAGCGTGGCACTGGGGCAAGATTCTGTTCGAGCAGTGGTGGCTCACGCCCTATGGCGCCCAACGCGTGTTGTTGGGCTGGACACTGGATTTGGCTAGCAAGACCCTTGGGATTCCAGGGATCGTGTGA
- a CDS encoding adenylate/guanylate cyclase domain-containing protein, with protein sequence MLRRFLQAYFAFTARIGVSADDSEELRLQKSLMTSVSPAIILAGTVWSMMYFAFGEPIAGIIPGSYAALSVLSIFVFARRRDYARFRFTQLLLILLLPFLLQIALGGFINSSAVILWSLICPIGALIFAGPRQAVRWFALYLLLVVISGFLQTYLRTTNNLSSSLVITFFVLNVGAISAIVFALLIFFINQKDIAYKLLGAEREKSENLLLNILPKEIAEILKNQGGTIADHYDQVSILFADLVNFTPLAAELSPRDMVGLLNQVFSHFDSLVDQCGVEKIETVGDEYMAACGVPRPNAQHAQSVARLALEMGAYMASIPPRFGRRLEIRIGIHSGPIVAGVIGRKKFAFELFGDTVNTANRMQSHGVPGKIQITRATYELLKDEFICEPRGKVMIKGKGEMETWFLVDTKPGVVELK encoded by the coding sequence ATGTTGCGCCGTTTCCTTCAAGCGTATTTCGCGTTCACCGCGCGCATCGGCGTGAGCGCCGACGATAGCGAGGAATTACGCCTCCAAAAATCGCTGATGACGAGCGTCAGCCCCGCGATCATCTTGGCGGGAACTGTCTGGAGCATGATGTACTTTGCATTCGGTGAACCGATCGCCGGAATTATTCCAGGGAGTTATGCCGCCTTGTCCGTCCTGAGCATTTTCGTTTTTGCGCGGCGACGCGATTATGCGCGTTTTCGTTTCACGCAATTGTTGCTGATTTTGCTCCTGCCGTTTCTGCTCCAGATCGCGCTGGGTGGGTTTATCAATTCGAGCGCGGTGATCCTGTGGTCGTTGATTTGCCCGATTGGTGCGCTCATTTTCGCGGGACCGCGGCAAGCCGTACGTTGGTTTGCGCTTTATCTGTTGCTGGTCGTGATCAGCGGTTTTCTCCAGACGTACCTGCGGACGACGAACAATCTCTCGTCATCCCTGGTCATTACTTTCTTCGTGTTGAATGTGGGCGCGATTTCCGCGATTGTGTTCGCGCTGTTAATTTTCTTCATCAACCAAAAAGATATCGCCTACAAACTTTTAGGCGCGGAACGGGAGAAATCAGAGAATCTCCTGCTCAACATCCTGCCCAAGGAGATTGCGGAGATTCTGAAAAACCAGGGTGGGACGATTGCCGATCATTACGACCAGGTTAGTATCTTGTTTGCCGACTTGGTCAACTTCACACCCCTCGCCGCCGAATTGTCGCCGCGGGACATGGTTGGATTGCTCAATCAGGTTTTTTCCCACTTTGATTCGCTCGTTGACCAATGCGGCGTGGAAAAGATCGAAACGGTGGGCGATGAGTACATGGCAGCGTGCGGCGTACCGCGACCGAACGCCCAGCATGCCCAATCCGTCGCGCGGTTGGCGCTCGAGATGGGCGCGTACATGGCAAGCATTCCACCGCGCTTTGGAAGGCGCTTGGAGATTCGCATCGGGATTCATTCGGGTCCGATTGTCGCGGGTGTGATTGGGCGCAAGAAATTCGCGTTTGAATTGTTCGGCGACACGGTAAACACGGCAAATCGAATGCAGTCGCATGGCGTTCCTGGGAAGATTCAAATCACGCGCGCGACGTACGAACTCCTCAAGGATGAATTCATTTGTGAGCCGCGCGGCAAGGTGATGATCAAGGGAAAGGGCGAGATGGAGACCTGGTTTCTGGTGGACACCAAGCCCGGTGTGGTTGAACTGAAATAG
- a CDS encoding metalloregulator ArsR/SmtB family transcription factor, producing MPHAKTGVHHSKRELYRLFARIAAAMANPHRLELLDLLAQGSRTVEDLAREANLSIANASQHLQRLKRARLVMDERQGLYIRYRISDPLVTQLWLQVRTVAEQQLDQVSSTLDAYRARRHEFKRVSLDDLRVRLQNGSAVLLDVRPTAEYVAGHLPKAVSIPLDELERRLNELPRRRTIIAYCRGPYCVLADEAAEKLVRKGFRVARLEEGVHEWQQAGYSLAFVE from the coding sequence ATGCCCCACGCGAAAACAGGAGTGCATCACTCCAAGCGCGAATTGTATCGCCTCTTTGCGCGCATTGCCGCGGCGATGGCGAACCCCCATCGCCTGGAACTGCTTGACCTGCTGGCGCAAGGTTCGCGCACCGTCGAAGACTTGGCGCGCGAAGCGAACCTGAGCATCGCGAACGCGTCGCAACATCTGCAACGGCTTAAACGCGCGCGCTTGGTGATGGATGAGCGACAAGGCTTGTACATTCGCTATCGTATTTCCGATCCCTTGGTGACTCAATTGTGGCTCCAAGTTCGCACCGTCGCCGAACAGCAACTCGATCAAGTGAGCAGCACCCTCGACGCTTACCGCGCGCGCCGGCACGAGTTCAAACGCGTATCGCTAGATGATCTCCGTGTGCGTTTGCAAAATGGGTCTGCGGTTCTGCTCGACGTTCGCCCGACGGCTGAGTATGTGGCAGGTCATTTGCCCAAGGCGGTCTCGATTCCACTCGATGAACTTGAACGACGGCTGAACGAATTGCCGCGCCGTCGTACCATCATTGCCTATTGTCGCGGTCCGTACTGCGTTCTGGCGGATGAGGCAGCGGAGAAATTAGTTCGCAAAGGATTTCGCGTGGCGCGCTTGGAAGAAGGCGTGCACGAGTGGCAGCAAGCGGGCTACTCGCTTGCGTTTGTCGAATAG
- the dsrH gene encoding sulfurtransferase complex subunit TusB — MDTVLMLVNSAPSSVNAQRAWQLTRTFHEQGQAVSLFLAQDGVLAALQGETALRELPHEIACYALSEDLYLRGFTPRQVREQIQVVEYARLVDLFDQHTRVIGAL, encoded by the coding sequence ATGGATACTGTGTTGATGCTTGTTAACAGCGCACCATCCAGCGTGAACGCCCAACGCGCTTGGCAGTTGACGCGCACGTTCCACGAACAAGGACAAGCCGTGTCGCTATTTCTTGCGCAAGATGGCGTTCTCGCGGCGCTCCAGGGCGAAACCGCATTGCGCGAACTGCCACACGAAATTGCCTGCTATGCGTTGAGCGAGGACTTGTACCTGCGCGGATTCACGCCGCGCCAAGTGCGCGAGCAGATTCAGGTTGTGGAGTACGCGCGACTGGTGGATTTGTTCGATCAGCACACGCGTGTGATCGGCGCGCTGTGA
- a CDS encoding cold shock domain-containing protein, which yields MADRVTGTVKWFNAAKGYGFISHEGNKDLFVHFSEIQDAGDGYRSLNEGDRVEFTVGESPKGPQATNVTKAS from the coding sequence ATGGCTGATCGAGTGACTGGAACGGTTAAATGGTTCAATGCGGCAAAGGGGTACGGGTTCATCTCTCACGAAGGGAACAAGGATCTGTTTGTTCACTTTTCCGAAATTCAGGATGCGGGCGATGGCTATCGCAGCTTGAACGAGGGTGACCGAGTCGAATTCACCGTTGGTGAAAGTCCCAAGGGTCCCCAAGCAACGAACGTCACCAAAGCGAGCTAA
- a CDS encoding MFS transporter, with protein MPKPIALGLRANWEQFALLVIVNAFVGAMVGLERTIVPLIAVQDFGLVARSVILSFLVSFGIVKAFANLLAGRFSDRIGRKRILVAGWLAGLPVPFLLILAPSWGWIVFANVLLGINQGLCWSTTVIMKIDLVGPKQRGLAMGLNEFAGYVAVSLSAFGTGYLAAHFGLRPAPFLPGIAFATLGLLLSLFFVRETRGHARHEAILVPAVPSVPSFPSEGKKGTEGTAGTQKKSFAEILLLTSWRDRALFAASQAGMINNLNDGMVWGLVPIFLAGAGLSLEQIGIIAGIYPGVWGISQLFTGALSDRWGRKWMIVAGMWVQAIGIALFVIGKAFAVWLGGAILLGIGTALVYPTLLAAVSDVAHPDWRATAVGVYRLWRDGGYAIGALLSGLLADWLGIPIAIAAIGALTFFSGVIVAGVMYETLPARQKTVPSANPNSLKVI; from the coding sequence ATGCCTAAACCCATCGCGCTCGGCTTGCGCGCAAACTGGGAACAGTTCGCGCTCCTCGTCATCGTCAACGCGTTCGTCGGCGCGATGGTCGGATTGGAACGCACTATCGTTCCGCTGATCGCCGTGCAAGATTTCGGACTCGTTGCGCGCTCGGTCATTCTTTCGTTCCTTGTCAGTTTCGGCATCGTCAAAGCATTTGCCAATTTGCTGGCGGGACGATTCTCCGATCGCATCGGGCGCAAGCGGATTCTCGTCGCCGGTTGGCTCGCGGGATTGCCGGTGCCATTTCTCCTCATTCTCGCGCCGAGCTGGGGCTGGATCGTTTTCGCGAATGTGCTCCTGGGAATCAATCAAGGTCTGTGTTGGTCTACCACCGTCATTATGAAGATTGATCTCGTTGGACCCAAACAACGCGGACTCGCGATGGGGCTGAACGAATTCGCGGGTTACGTCGCCGTCTCGCTCTCCGCATTCGGCACGGGTTATCTCGCCGCCCACTTTGGTTTGCGTCCCGCGCCGTTTCTCCCAGGCATCGCGTTCGCCACACTGGGTTTGTTGCTTTCGCTCTTCTTCGTCCGCGAAACGCGTGGACACGCGCGGCATGAGGCAATACTCGTTCCCGCAGTTCCCTCAGTTCCTTCATTTCCAAGCGAAGGGAAAAAAGGAACTGAGGGAACTGCGGGAACTCAAAAGAAATCTTTTGCAGAGATTCTATTGCTGACGAGTTGGCGCGACCGTGCGCTCTTTGCCGCGAGTCAAGCCGGGATGATAAACAATCTCAACGACGGGATGGTGTGGGGGCTTGTGCCGATTTTTCTCGCGGGCGCAGGACTATCACTCGAACAAATCGGAATCATCGCCGGCATTTATCCTGGGGTGTGGGGCATCAGTCAACTGTTCACGGGCGCGCTTTCGGATCGCTGGGGACGCAAGTGGATGATCGTCGCGGGGATGTGGGTGCAAGCCATCGGCATCGCGCTGTTTGTCATCGGCAAAGCATTCGCAGTCTGGCTCGGCGGCGCGATTCTGCTCGGCATCGGCACCGCGCTCGTTTATCCGACGTTGCTCGCCGCCGTATCCGATGTCGCGCATCCCGATTGGCGCGCGACGGCGGTCGGCGTTTATCGTTTGTGGCGCGATGGCGGGTACGCGATAGGTGCGCTGCTGTCAGGATTGCTGGCAGATTGGCTCGGCATTCCGATTGCGATTGCCGCGATTGGCGCGTTGACTTTTTTTTCAGGCGTAATCGTCGCCGGGGTGATGTATGAAACCTTGCCCGCGCGACAGAAGACTGTACCCTCAGCGAACCCCAATTCATTGAAAGTGATTTAG
- a CDS encoding sulfurtransferase TusA family protein, which translates to MATILEADRVLDCKGMLCPMPIVKISKEVKAAQIGQVIKMIATDKGAPADMQAWSRQTGNELLDSHEENGTFIFFIRRTK; encoded by the coding sequence ATGGCGACGATTCTCGAAGCGGATCGCGTGCTCGATTGTAAAGGGATGCTCTGCCCGATGCCGATCGTCAAAATTAGCAAAGAGGTCAAAGCTGCGCAAATCGGTCAAGTCATCAAAATGATCGCGACAGATAAAGGCGCGCCCGCGGATATGCAAGCCTGGTCGCGTCAAACCGGCAATGAACTGCTCGACTCGCACGAAGAGAACGGCACGTTCATTTTTTTTATTCGGCGAACCAAATAG
- a CDS encoding DsrE family protein, with the protein MKTLTLFLTTTPYAYENTHTAIELARAALDQGYAVNLFASADGVHNFSRDQNPKGLPHAGKEFAELMARGLHVELCGTCLNFRGIGADDFLPGAEPSSMKRLFGLMKSSDVFITLGG; encoded by the coding sequence ATGAAAACATTGACCTTGTTTCTGACGACGACGCCGTATGCGTACGAGAACACGCACACGGCAATCGAACTCGCGCGCGCCGCGCTTGACCAGGGTTACGCGGTCAACCTGTTCGCCTCGGCGGATGGCGTGCACAATTTTTCGCGCGACCAAAATCCAAAAGGTCTGCCGCACGCCGGCAAGGAATTCGCCGAACTCATGGCGCGCGGCTTGCATGTCGAATTGTGCGGGACGTGTCTGAACTTTCGCGGCATTGGCGCAGACGATTTTTTGCCTGGTGCGGAACCGAGTTCGATGAAACGATTGTTTGGCTTGATGAAATCGAGCGATGTGTTCATTACGCTGGGGGGTTGA
- a CDS encoding MBL fold metallo-hydrolase — translation MLIKQVVDENLGNSSYLVASEQTRQAVVIDAERDIDRYVRIAEGLGLHLTHALDTHLHADFVSGARELAAQYAVTIGASADSNLAFDYLRLKEGDALSLGDVKLGVLATPGHTPEHISFALIEEKRTEPTALFTGGALIVGGAARTDLLGHHITRPLTRLSYKTIHEKLLRYPDDVAVYPTHGAGSFCNALSSPDRASTIGRERQANPLTRATSEEEFIAQALGNLPSYPIYFNYLRAVNQLGTKVLDGIPILEPLSPRQVREHMAQGSIVVDTRTPREFASGHIPNSFGISLASPLSTWAGWVLPFRAPIILIGDDSTAREDAVRQLIRIGYDDLRGYLDGGIAAWQAEALTVTRVPVISVEEFHSAYARGNALRALDVRQDAEWRAGHLPRAIHIEGGRLPFGDLPIAKDEPLVIHCGHSDRSAVAISVLERRGYRDLRLLYGGFSAWSSAGYPVVRGDA, via the coding sequence ATGCTCATCAAACAAGTCGTGGATGAAAATCTCGGCAACTCGTCCTATCTCGTCGCATCTGAACAAACACGGCAAGCCGTCGTGATTGACGCCGAGCGCGATATTGATCGCTACGTCCGCATTGCTGAAGGATTAGGTCTGCATTTGACGCACGCGCTCGACACACACTTGCACGCCGATTTCGTTTCGGGCGCGCGCGAACTCGCCGCGCAGTACGCCGTCACGATTGGCGCAAGTGCAGATTCAAATCTCGCATTTGATTACCTGCGGTTGAAGGAAGGCGACGCGCTCTCGCTCGGCGATGTGAAACTCGGCGTCCTCGCGACGCCAGGACACACGCCCGAACACATCAGTTTCGCTTTGATTGAAGAGAAGCGCACGGAACCTACCGCGTTGTTCACCGGCGGCGCGCTCATCGTCGGCGGCGCGGCGCGCACGGATCTGCTGGGGCATCATATCACACGACCGCTGACGCGCTTGTCGTACAAGACGATTCACGAAAAATTGTTGCGCTATCCCGACGACGTTGCAGTTTATCCAACGCACGGTGCGGGATCGTTTTGCAACGCGCTGTCGAGTCCAGATCGCGCGAGCACGATTGGACGCGAGCGACAAGCGAATCCACTCACGCGCGCAACATCGGAAGAAGAATTCATCGCGCAAGCACTCGGCAATCTACCCTCGTATCCGATCTATTTCAATTATCTGCGTGCCGTCAATCAACTCGGCACGAAAGTGTTGGACGGCATTCCGATCCTGGAACCTCTCTCGCCGCGCCAAGTGCGCGAGCACATGGCGCAAGGTAGCATCGTCGTGGACACGCGCACGCCGCGCGAATTTGCGTCGGGGCATATTCCCAACTCATTCGGCATTTCCCTCGCGTCGCCGCTCAGCACCTGGGCGGGCTGGGTGTTGCCCTTTCGCGCGCCGATCATTTTGATCGGGGATGATTCCACCGCGCGCGAGGATGCCGTGCGTCAACTCATTCGCATCGGTTATGACGACTTGCGCGGCTATCTCGACGGCGGCATCGCGGCATGGCAAGCGGAAGCGTTGACTGTAACGCGCGTGCCCGTAATTTCGGTCGAAGAATTTCACTCTGCGTACGCGCGCGGCAATGCGCTGCGTGCGCTCGACGTGCGGCAAGATGCGGAATGGCGCGCGGGACATTTGCCGCGCGCCATTCACATCGAAGGCGGACGTTTGCCGTTTGGCGACCTGCCCATCGCAAAAGATGAACCGCTCGTCATTCACTGCGGCCACAGCGACCGCTCGGCGGTGGCGATTTCTGTGTTGGAACGACGCGGGTATCGCGACTTGCGATTGTTGTACGGCGGCTTTAGTGCGTGGTCAAGCGCGGGCTATCCTGTGGTGCGGGGCGATGCCTAA
- a CDS encoding DUF2173 family protein → MTATLDDLLKIDGVTVAFEFTPDGKCTDYKAKKNVSPEMAAMIARFCALVTMTFETLAQSFTALSEDNWIPEHGWMYSGGDYTVVLGKGGYWGVFVETAKANWEELLPLMSAQSVA, encoded by the coding sequence ATGACAGCAACCCTGGATGATCTCTTGAAAATTGACGGCGTCACTGTTGCATTTGAATTCACCCCCGATGGAAAATGTACGGATTACAAGGCGAAGAAGAATGTGTCGCCGGAGATGGCGGCGATGATCGCTCGGTTTTGCGCGTTGGTCACGATGACATTCGAGACGCTGGCGCAATCATTCACCGCGCTCAGCGAGGACAATTGGATACCCGAGCATGGATGGATGTATTCGGGAGGCGATTACACGGTCGTTCTGGGCAAGGGCGGCTATTGGGGTGTGTTTGTCGAAACGGCGAAAGCGAACTGGGAAGAATTACTCCCGCTCATGTCCGCTCAATCGGTTGCCTAG